The following are encoded in a window of Methanofastidiosum sp. genomic DNA:
- a CDS encoding site-specific DNA-methyltransferase codes for MLPKIMLEKNLEYGTKLNIGYTKLCECTSNKLNCLTAKEWLKSQIGVWQFSYEKEDIRDKNIHPATFPISLARKVIQLFTHEGELVVDPFVGSGTTLVAAKSLNRNAVGFDLHEEYIKLCGKRLADEKLFSNTSQIAIQDDARNIEKYFDEETISLIFTSPPYANLLNRPRKNKSRRDRNTEQLGKVEQYSQDSRDLGILDIDEYTSQMGDIFENILPLIKPRGHCVINVPDMWWENSRITIHVSLINELRERNYELRNIIIWDRTNIVNKVGIFGWPSNYITMGVTFEYLLDFWKPSPKKDI; via the coding sequence ATGTTGCCCAAGATAATGTTGGAAAAAAATCTGGAATATGGAACTAAATTGAACATAGGTTATACTAAACTATGTGAATGCACTTCCAATAAATTAAATTGCTTAACCGCTAAAGAATGGCTTAAAAGTCAAATAGGCGTCTGGCAATTTTCATATGAAAAAGAAGACATAAGAGACAAAAATATCCATCCTGCAACTTTCCCAATTTCTCTAGCTAGAAAAGTAATCCAACTGTTTACGCACGAGGGTGAACTTGTAGTTGATCCATTTGTTGGAAGTGGGACAACTCTGGTCGCTGCAAAATCCTTAAATCGTAATGCTGTAGGATTCGATCTCCATGAAGAATATATTAAATTATGTGGAAAACGATTGGCCGATGAGAAATTATTTAGCAATACGTCTCAAATAGCAATTCAGGACGATGCCCGAAACATCGAAAAATATTTTGATGAAGAAACAATCTCCTTGATATTTACTTCACCACCTTATGCTAACTTATTAAACAGACCACGTAAAAATAAATCTCGAAGAGATAGAAATACTGAGCAGCTGGGAAAGGTCGAGCAATATTCCCAGGACTCCCGTGATTTGGGCATTCTAGATATTGATGAGTATACCTCTCAAATGGGGGATATTTTTGAGAATATATTGCCCCTAATAAAACCAAGAGGGCATTGTGTTATTAACGTGCCAGATATGTGGTGGGAAAACTCAAGAATTACAATTCATGTTTCTTTGATAAATGAATTAAGAGAACGAAATTATGAACTTAGGAACATTATCATCTGGGACAGGACAAATATAGTAAATAAAGTAGGAATATTTGGATGGCCGAGTAATTATATCACAATGGGAGTTACCTTTGAATATTTGCTTGATTTCTGGAAACCCTCTCCTAAAAAGGATATATAG
- a CDS encoding MvaI/BcnI restriction endonuclease family protein, translating into MGGCMKIYTKEELISKLIEVRDMGWIQNLRPGNAGGVGNTLEDLLGIEENNLPLPNASEWELKCQRKGSSSLTTLFHTEPSPRALKIVPAILLPLYGWPHKEAGIKYSPEEMSFRQTINGLSRTDRGFGVVVDRNSKKIVISFDSAKVSDRHGQWMKNVEKKVGLVELNPQPYWGFEDLHHTAGTKLLNCFYVKAEVKKEEGKEFYYYRDILKLEKFDFDKFVKAIENGVILIDFDARTGHNHGTKFRMREDRLPELYEKVENIS; encoded by the coding sequence ATAGGTGGTTGCATGAAAATTTATACAAAAGAAGAACTAATTTCCAAATTAATAGAAGTAAGAGATATGGGATGGATACAGAATTTAAGACCTGGAAATGCCGGTGGTGTTGGTAATACTCTAGAAGATTTACTTGGAATCGAAGAAAATAATTTGCCGTTACCCAATGCTTCAGAATGGGAATTAAAATGCCAGAGAAAAGGTTCTTCTTCGCTAACCACTCTTTTTCATACAGAACCCTCACCAAGGGCATTAAAAATTGTCCCTGCAATTCTTCTTCCCTTATATGGGTGGCCCCATAAAGAGGCAGGTATCAAATATTCTCCTGAAGAAATGAGTTTCAGACAGACCATAAATGGACTTTCAAGAACGGATAGGGGATTTGGGGTCGTGGTTGATAGAAATTCAAAGAAGATCGTTATCTCTTTTGATTCGGCTAAAGTATCAGATAGACATGGACAATGGATGAAAAATGTTGAGAAAAAAGTAGGACTTGTAGAACTAAATCCCCAACCTTATTGGGGATTTGAAGATTTACATCATACGGCCGGTACAAAACTTCTAAATTGTTTTTATGTCAAAGCCGAAGTGAAAAAAGAAGAAGGCAAAGAGTTTTATTATTACAGAGATATATTGAAATTAGAAAAATTTGATTTTGATAAATTCGTTAAAGCTATTGAAAACGGGGTAATACTGATTGATTTTGATGCAAGAACTGGCCACAATCATGGAACTAAATTTAGAATGAGAGAGGATAGATTACCCGAACTTTATGAAAAAGTTGAAAATATATCTTGA
- a CDS encoding DUF2284 domain-containing protein, producing MEDGIEKIKNMAIEKGANSVKIIPISDISVNDWVRQKCEFGCRQYGKRFACPPYVQPPDETRKRLNEYSKAMLIEFTDLRERGEWRQIQRNMAGLEREAFLSGLYRAFAYYAGTCRLCDVCPAESLENPSLFDKKKCVNRRIARPSMEGAGIDVFKTARNAGYQLDVVKEENTCFKSFCLLLLE from the coding sequence ATGGAAGATGGCATTGAAAAAATAAAAAACATGGCCATTGAAAAGGGCGCTAACTCAGTTAAAATAATACCTATATCCGACATTTCTGTAAACGATTGGGTCAGGCAGAAGTGCGAATTTGGATGCCGACAATACGGGAAAAGGTTTGCGTGCCCCCCTTACGTGCAACCACCAGACGAAACAAGAAAAAGGTTAAATGAGTACAGCAAAGCAATGTTAATTGAATTTACAGACCTTAGGGAAAGGGGCGAGTGGAGACAAATTCAAAGAAACATGGCAGGCCTCGAAAGAGAGGCTTTCTTGAGCGGACTCTACAGGGCATTTGCATACTACGCAGGAACATGCAGGCTTTGCGATGTTTGTCCTGCGGAAAGCTTGGAGAATCCAAGTTTATTTGACAAAAAGAAGTGCGTTAATCGAAGAATTGCAAGGCCCTCAATGGAAGGTGCGGGGATTGATGTTTTCAAGACTGCAAGAAACGCAGGCTACCAACTAGATGTAGTAAAAGAGGAAAATACGTGTTTTAAGAGTTTTTGCTTGCTGCTACTGGAATAA
- a CDS encoding winged helix-turn-helix transcriptional regulator has translation MDKDIKIEEELKEIKSELSLIRNELRNLSRPPLDQNNANVRDNFRGVISSLILDDLDQSLDNNIVSDCNKNPACKKAFRKILLDNQELIDSGKFNEENASKNKDKLDDMKKTAPYDKCEICFGEVSELFGKQVRIARSMKIYKSKTESMSKLNEVSVDAIVSDFLEPVANIHRLQIVKSLAKGTKSFSELSKITGLTGGNLLFHLQKLTENEIILQSHERGDYLITEKGHAILLAVLELHLSMNLSKEEK, from the coding sequence ATGGATAAAGACATTAAGATTGAAGAAGAGCTTAAGGAAATCAAATCTGAACTTTCTTTGATTAGAAATGAACTTCGAAATCTGTCTAGGCCTCCGTTGGATCAAAATAATGCTAATGTCAGAGATAACTTTAGGGGAGTCATTTCGAGCTTGATTTTAGACGATCTTGACCAATCTCTAGATAACAATATTGTAAGTGACTGCAACAAAAATCCAGCCTGCAAGAAAGCATTTCGAAAAATATTGCTTGACAATCAAGAACTGATAGACTCTGGGAAATTCAACGAGGAAAATGCCTCTAAGAACAAAGATAAATTAGATGACATGAAAAAAACTGCGCCCTATGATAAATGTGAAATATGTTTTGGCGAAGTTTCAGAGCTTTTTGGCAAGCAGGTTAGAATAGCAAGATCTATGAAAATATATAAATCAAAGACCGAGAGCATGTCAAAGCTCAATGAGGTCTCTGTCGATGCCATTGTATCAGACTTTCTTGAACCTGTGGCAAACATACACCGATTGCAGATAGTAAAGTCTCTAGCCAAAGGCACAAAAAGCTTTTCTGAGCTTTCAAAAATAACAGGCCTAACAGGGGGAAATCTGCTTTTCCATCTTCAAAAACTTACCGAAAACGAAATAATACTTCAGTCCCATGAAAGGGGAGACTATTTAATTACAGAAAAAGGACACGCAATTTTATTGGCTGTTCTCGAACTACATCTCTCTATGAATCTTTCAAAAGAAGAAAAATAA
- a CDS encoding pyridoxamine 5'-phosphate oxidase, protein MDMPQEVMDLIQEEHLVFAGTSGRDGVPNVSPKGSITVLEKDKLVFAEIASPHTAKNLKENPNISLYVLNKDRSKGFQIKGKATLMDSGPIYENVSKALKEKMPQLPKANYAVLIDVKEIFPYKR, encoded by the coding sequence ATGGACATGCCACAAGAAGTTATGGATTTGATCCAGGAAGAGCATTTGGTATTTGCCGGAACATCAGGGCGGGATGGAGTTCCAAACGTTTCGCCTAAAGGAAGTATTACTGTATTAGAAAAGGACAAACTTGTTTTTGCAGAAATTGCTTCACCCCATACTGCAAAAAACTTGAAAGAGAATCCAAACATATCCCTTTACGTTTTAAATAAGGACAGAAGCAAAGGATTCCAGATAAAGGGCAAAGCCACGCTCATGGACTCAGGCCCAATTTATGAAAACGTTTCTAAAGCATTGAAAGAAAAAATGCCTCAACTGCCTAAAGCAAACTATGCAGTTTTGATAGATGTAAAGGAAATATTTCCCTACAAGAGATAA
- a CDS encoding epoxyqueuosine reductase: MKNVNLKAEIISNANKLDLDFISVADAKGYLNQDYVGNKPQDIMKNCSSVIVFGVSIPKGAYDSLPKGRAEYTNTLLAATATLRIAGFRLAKLIEERGYSATLAPSEGSEFGYWYANKETLKANFSMKYACYLSGIGSYGKNHLIITDKFGSRVRMAAILTDAEIGADCQSKSLISEKCKNCYKCVETCPVSAFSIDGKIDRRKCREYMFGELGGLRCGMCVKVCPI, translated from the coding sequence ATGAAAAATGTCAATCTCAAGGCAGAGATAATCTCTAATGCCAACAAATTGGATTTAGACTTCATCAGCGTAGCAGATGCTAAGGGGTATTTAAATCAAGATTATGTTGGGAATAAGCCCCAGGACATAATGAAAAACTGCAGTAGCGTAATTGTATTTGGTGTGTCAATCCCAAAAGGTGCATATGACTCTTTGCCAAAAGGCCGAGCGGAGTACACAAATACACTTCTCGCTGCGACTGCCACTTTGAGAATTGCCGGTTTTAGACTGGCAAAACTAATCGAGGAAAGGGGATATAGTGCAACTCTTGCCCCTTCTGAAGGAAGTGAATTTGGGTATTGGTATGCAAACAAAGAAACGCTCAAGGCAAATTTTTCAATGAAGTACGCATGTTATCTATCGGGAATAGGATCATACGGAAAAAATCATCTTATAATAACTGACAAATTCGGCTCAAGAGTAAGGATGGCCGCAATTTTAACTGATGCTGAAATTGGTGCAGACTGCCAATCTAAAAGTTTAATCTCTGAAAAATGCAAAAACTGTTACAAGTGCGTTGAGACATGCCCAGTTTCTGCTTTTTCTATTGATGGGAAAATCGACCGAAGGAAATGCAGGGAATATATGTTTGGCGAGCTTGGCGGGTTGCGCTGTGGCATGTGCGTAAAAGTATGCCCGATTTGA